A genomic segment from Glycine soja cultivar W05 chromosome 18, ASM419377v2, whole genome shotgun sequence encodes:
- the LOC114396699 gene encoding AP-1 complex subunit mu-2-like, protein MAGAASALFLLDIKGRVLIWRDYRGDVTAVEAERFFTKLIEKEGDPQSQDPVVYDNGVTYLFIQHSNVFLMMATRQNCNAASLLFFLHRIVDVFKHYFEELEEESLRDNFVVVYELLDEIMDFGYPQYTEAKILSEFIKTDAYRMEVTQRPPMAVTNAVSWRSEGINYKKNEVFLDVVESVNILVNSNGQIIRSDVVGALKMRTYLSGMPECKLGLNDRVLLEAQGRTTKGKSIDLEDIKFHQCVRLARFENDRTISFIPPDGSFDLMTYRLSTQVKPLVWVEAQVEKHSKSRIEIMVKARSQFKERSTATNVEIELPVPADATNPNVRTSMGSASYAPEKDALIWKIRSFPGGKEYMLRAEFRLPSIVDEEATPERKAPIRVKFEIPYFTVSGIQVRYLKIIEKSGYQALPWVRYITMAGEYELRLI, encoded by the exons ATGGCGGGGGCAGCCTCTGCTCTGTTCCTCCTCGACATCAAAGGCCGCGTCCTCATTTGGCGCGACTACCGCGGCGACGTCACTGCTGTCGAAGCCGAACGCTTCTTCACCAAACTCATTGAAAAAGAG GGGGATCCGCAGTCTCAAGATCCGGTTGTGTATGATAATGGTGTGACCTACTTGTTTATACAGCATAGCAATGTTTTCCTCATGATGGCTACCAGACAAAACTGCAATGCTGCTAGCCTCCTTTTCTTCCTACATCGTATCGTTGAC GTGTTTAAGCATTATTTTGAAGAATTGGAAGAGGAGTCTCTTAGGGATAACTTCGTTGTTGTG TATGAATTACTTGATGAAATAATGGACTTTGGCTACCCGCAATACACCGAGGCAAAGATACTTAGTGAGTTTATCAAGACGGATGCCTATAGGATGGAAGTTACTCAGAGACCTCCCATGGCTGTGACAAATGCTGTATCCTGGCGCAGTGAAGGGAtaaactacaagaaaaatgag GTTTTCTTGGATGTGGTGGAGAGTGTTAACATACTTGTCAATAGCAATGGACAAATAATTAGATCTGATGTTGTTGGGGCATTGAAGATGAGAACATATCTGAG TGGTATGCCTGAGTGTAAACTTGGGTTAAATGATAGAGTATTATTAGAGGCACAAGGTAGAACGACCAAGGGAAAATCAATTGACTTGGAGGACATCAAATTTCATCA GTGTGTGCGTTTGGCCCGATTTGAGAATGATCGGACGATTTCATTTATCCCTCCTGATGGATCATTTGATTTAATGACATATAGGCTCAGTACACAG GTTAAGCCTTTAGTTTGGGTGGAAGCACAAGTTGAAAAACATTCAAAAAGCCGGATTGAGATTATGGTAAAAGCTAGGAGCCAATTTAAGGAACGCAG TACTGCCACAAATGTTGAGATTGAGTTGCCTGTTCCTGCTGATGCAACCAATCCAAATGTTCGGACTTCAATGGGATCTGCATCATATGCACCTGAAAAAGATGCATTAATCTGGAAAATAAGATCATTTCCTGGAGGCAAG GAGTACATGTTAAGGGCAGAGTTTCGTCTTCCCAGTATAGTAGATGAGGAAGCAACTCCTGAGAGAAAAGCTCCTATACGTGTAAAATTTGAGATACCATATTTTACTGTGTCTGGGATACAG